A single genomic interval of Lathyrus oleraceus cultivar Zhongwan6 chromosome 7, CAAS_Psat_ZW6_1.0, whole genome shotgun sequence harbors:
- the LOC127107335 gene encoding uncharacterized protein LOC127107335 isoform X2: MLKKAGKDIPTKSGTKTNPKSQKEVPGQMLDKASKEIPTTSGTKSQIMMRLEKMVEESDIMHGAIRSVDMDEGVFGIAHSELIAKEDMQQLFEHEELGIAVIHTYIWYSDQSIIYLVEQFIYTFQ, translated from the exons atgttgaaaaaagctggtaaggatattccaacgaagtccgggacaaaaacaaatcctaaatctcaaaaagag gttcccggtcaaatgttggacaaagctagtaaggaaattccaacgacgtccgggacaaaatctcaaattatgatgcgtcttgagaaaatggtggaagagtcagatattatgcacggcgccatccgtagtgtagatatggatgaaggtgttttcggaattgctcattccgaattaattgcaaaggaggacatgcaacaactttttgaacacgaagaattgggcatcgctgtcattcatacatacatatggtactccgatcaatctattatttacttagttgaacaatttatttacacatttcaatga